A stretch of Candidatus Krumholzibacteriota bacterium DNA encodes these proteins:
- a CDS encoding undecaprenyl-diphosphate phosphatase, with amino-acid sequence MPIPLPTAILLALIQGLTEFLPVSSSGHLVLAEALLGLRGGQAGGVLFEVAVHAGTLGAVIVVYRRKIGAICSGLAGKVEEARRGAMGYVGLIVLGSVPAGLVGVFLHDRVTGLFDEPAVAAALLAATGLFLLFSRNRRGSRPIGPREAVLIGIAQAAAILPGLSRSGLTITTALLLGAGHAEAAEFSFLLSVPAILGALLLETAGGAGPAGPGALATLAIAAAAAFLSGWGALRLLIGLLRRDRMHRFAWYLLPASAAALAWLGLGN; translated from the coding sequence GTGCCGATACCGCTGCCGACGGCGATCCTGCTCGCCCTGATACAGGGTCTCACCGAGTTCCTGCCGGTCTCCTCCTCCGGCCACCTCGTCCTCGCCGAGGCCCTGCTCGGTCTCCGCGGCGGGCAGGCGGGCGGCGTCCTTTTCGAGGTGGCGGTCCACGCCGGCACGCTCGGCGCGGTCATCGTCGTCTACCGGCGGAAGATCGGGGCGATCTGCTCGGGGCTCGCCGGGAAGGTGGAGGAGGCGCGGCGCGGCGCCATGGGCTACGTCGGCCTGATCGTGCTCGGAAGCGTGCCCGCCGGCCTGGTCGGCGTGTTCCTGCACGACCGCGTGACGGGGCTCTTCGACGAGCCGGCGGTCGCGGCGGCGCTCCTCGCCGCGACGGGGCTCTTCCTCCTTTTCTCGCGCAACCGGCGGGGGAGCCGGCCGATCGGGCCGCGCGAGGCCGTTCTCATCGGCATCGCCCAGGCGGCGGCGATCCTTCCCGGCCTCTCGCGCAGCGGCCTGACGATCACGACGGCCCTGCTGCTCGGCGCGGGGCACGCCGAGGCGGCGGAGTTCTCCTTTCTCCTCTCCGTGCCCGCGATCCTCGGCGCGCTGCTTCTCGAGACGGCGGGGGGCGCCGGCCCTGCCGGGCCGGGCGCCCTGGCGACGCTCGCCATCGCCGCCGCGGCGGCCTTCCTTTCGGGCTGGGGCGCGCTGCGCCTGCTGATCGGCCTTCTCCGCCGCGACCGGATGCACCGCTTCGCGTGGTACCTTCTTCCCGCGTCGGCCGCCGCTCTCGCGTGGCTCGGCCTCGGCAACTGA